One Pigmentibacter ruber genomic window, CTTTTCCTTTTGGCCCATGACAACTTGCACAATATTCCAAGTAGTGCTGCTTTCCTCTGTTTTGTGCTTCAGTCATCTGCATAATTTTTCCCTGATTATCAGAAATAGCCCAAGGTGCTGGCTCATTAGTGAGAAGTTTTCCAAAGGGATTTTTGTCAAAATATGCAGGTAATATCATAAATCCTAAAACTAAAATGATAAATAAAATAAAAATTGATATACCAATCGCTTTTATAGGAAGCTTTTTTCCATTATTCTCATCATTTGTCTTGTTTGTCATACTTCAATCCTTCTTTCCGATTTTTTCAGAACTTGGACTTTTCTTTTAACTATAAAAAACTGCAATTTCAAATTTATCATGTTATGGTTTGCGGCTGATGGATCGACTTTAGTTAAAAGGTTCGTTTTGGAGTTTTGAATGAAATTTATACTTCCTAAGTTAAAAAACAAAAAATCAACATTATTGAATTTCTGTTATACTTCTTCTTTAGTATTGCTAGGTAATACTAGTTATGCTGCAACTTCTTTAATGGTAAGTGGCCATGCAGGAGTTGTGGGTCAAGCAACTTATGGCTCACCACCAGTTGGTTCAGATTTTTCAGCAATTCGTGTGCCAATAGGACTTGTTCTTGAAGCAAGACCCACTGATAATTTTTCTTTGTATCTTGGAATAGATTATGCATATAATAATTATCCAGGACCAACAACCTATTTAGGGCAAAATTCATCTACAGCAAAAAGTAATTCTTCTGGAACATCATCACCACTTCCTTTTGCAAATACAACTAATAGTTCTGCGTATTCTCAACAAGTAGATAATGTATATATTACACAAGCTTATTTTACCTATCAGACAGCAATAGGTTTATTAAAAGCCGGACGCATGCCAAGACACTGGGGCTTAGGCATTTATAGAAATGCTGAGTGGACTCCTTTTTCTGGTTTACCTTCAACTTCCGATGCTGTTGCATTAGTAACTGATTTTAACGCGTTTGATATAGGACTTTATTATGAAAAATATGCTGAAGGTGTTGGTGCTACATCACT contains:
- a CDS encoding c-type cytochrome is translated as MTNKTNDENNGKKLPIKAIGISIFILFIILVLGFMILPAYFDKNPFGKLLTNEPAPWAISDNQGKIMQMTEAQNRGKQHYLEYCASCHGPKGKGDGPSSITLRKKLPNFLDPNTKYYNNFEKDGLLKTINLGIPESEMPSFHYLPQEVKENIIEFLIYLNKYKNYN